A single Rattus norvegicus strain BN/NHsdMcwi chromosome 5, GRCr8, whole genome shotgun sequence DNA region contains:
- the Oog3 gene encoding oogenesin-3, with product MKVYSPPTLQSLAFKGLMREEALAISALRDLPNRLLPVMFEEAFIAGHTKILTAMIPVWPFPYLSVGMMIKNLNLDTLKAVLEGLDLLISRKVCSSRCKLREINWMDIRHELSGIWAGYNEDEGLAEFMTQKQPVETCPDCGMKKDLTVITQLQLRKDRLDESTTYLVQWAQQRKDSIHLCCRNLEIQGLTMAMVLEIFSLVHADCIQMLRLSCIFLEDLAMINPYLRQMNNLLTLMLDHINDTISAGVSKRLTEENVIKWISQLPTLHCLQELYIDNVYFIEGNLKDCLSCLKKPLKALCIINCDLSQSDLDYLPYCLNIFELKCLSLINTNLTYSFLEPLGFLLERVRHTLECLELKSCGMEESHFNTLLPALSQCSHLTEINFWENELSLLSLKQLLRHTAALSRLTDEVYPAPLECYDSRDVVLTQSLKSFCPELLDILKAKRQPKKVTIATAQCLRCGRFYVYDLERKCCHIEYEII from the exons ATGAAAGTCTACTCTCCACCCACCCTCCAGAGCCTGGCATTTAAGGGGCTAATGAGGGAGGAGGCCTTGGCCATTTCTGCTCTCAGGGACCTGCCAAATAGGCTGCTCCCAGTGATGTTTGAGGAAGCCTTCATTGCTGGACATACAAAGATCTTGACGGCCATGATACCTGTGTGGCCCTTCCCATACCTTTCTGTAGGAATGATGATAAAGAACCTCAACCTGGACACTTTGAAGGCTGTGCTGGAAGGCCTAGATTTACTGATTTCACGAAAGGTTTGCTCCAG TAGGTGCAAGCTCAGAGAGATCAATTGGATGGATATACGCCATGAGTTATCTGGAATATGGGCTGGATACAATGAAGATGAAGGCTTAGCAGAGTTCATGACACAGAAGCAGCCAGTGGAGACCTGTCCTGACTGTGGGATGAAGAAAGATTTGACAGTGATTACTCAACTCCAACTCAGAAAGGACAGATTGGATGAATCTACTACATACTTGGTACAGTGGGCCCAACAGAGAAAAGATTCCATTCACCTATGCTGTAGAAACCTGGAGATTCAGGGCTTAACCATGGCCATGGTCTTAGAAATCTTCAGCCTTGTACATGCAGACTGTATACAAATGCTGAGGCTAAGTTGTATCTTCCTAGAAGATTTGGCTATGATTAATCCCTACCTGAGGCAGATGAACAATCTTCTCACACTCATGCTAGATCACATCAACGATACAATCAGTGCGGGAGTTTCTAAAAGGCTTACTGAGGAGAATGTGATCAAATGGATTTCTCAACTTCCCACACTCCACTGTCTCCAGGAACTCTATATTGATAATGTCTATTTTATAGAAGGCAACCTAAAAGACTGCCTCAG TTGCCTGAAGAAGCCCTTGAAGGCACTTTGCATCATTAACTGTGACCTCTCACAGTCAGACTTGGATTACCTGCCCTATTGCCTGAATATTTTTGAACTCAAATGTTTGAGCCTTATTAATACTAATTTAACCTATTCATTCCTTGAGCCTCTTGGATTTCTCCTTGAGAGAGTCAGACATACCCTGGAATGCCTGGAATTGAAATCTTGTGGTATGGAGGAATCTCATTTCAATACTCTGCTCCCTGCCCTAAGCCAATGTTCCCACCTCACAGAAATCAATTTCTGGGAGAATGAACTCTCCCTGCTTTCCCTGAAACAACTTCTACGCCACACTGCCGCGCTGAGCCGATTGACTGATGAGGTGTACCCTGCCCCTCTTGAGTGCTATGATAGCAGGGATGTGGTACTCACACAGAGCTTAAAAAGTTTTTGTCCTGAGCTCCTGGATATACTTAAGGCCAAAAGACAGCCCAAGAAGGTCACCATTGCTACAGCTCAGTGCTTGAGGTGTGGTAGGTTCTATGTTTATGATCTGGAGAGAAAATGTTGCCATATTGAATATGAGATAATTTAA